The following nucleotide sequence is from Myxococcus guangdongensis.
AGACCTCGCCCTTGGCGGTGAGGCCCACCGTCTCGCAGGTGATGATTCCCTCGCCAGCGCGGCGGGTGGACAGGCGCGCGGAGAGGATGCGGCTCTCCGCGTAGAGCGTGTCGCCCGCGAAGACGGGGTGGGTGAGGCGAATCTTGTCCCAGCCCAGGTTGGCGGTGGCCCGACCGCTGGTGCTGCGCACGCTCATCCCGCAGACGATGCTGAACGTGACGAGGCTGGAGATGAGCGGCCGGCCCCACACCGTCTGTTCGCAGTACGCGGCGTCCAGGTGCAGCGGGGACGGGTTCATGCACAACGTGTTCATCCACACGTTGTCGGCCTCCGTCACCGTCCTGCCGGGGCGGTGCTCGAAGACGTCCCCCACGGTGAAGTCCTCGTAGTGGAAGCCGAGCACCTCGCGGTAGCGCTGGGGGCCGAGCTGCTTGTATCCGGTGATGGCGCTGCCCTGCATGGCGTGACTCCTCGTCGGCGGGAGGTGGGCGTGGCTCAGAAGCGGGAGAGGATGTCCTGCACGTCGTCGCAGAAGACGCGGACCTGCTCCTCGCTCATGTCCGCGCGCATCATCACGCGCACCCCCGCCTCGCCCCGGGCGACGACGGGGAAGAACACCGCCGAGCAGTAGTAGCCCCGCTGGTACAGCTCCGAGGACAGGCGGATGGCGCGCGCCTCCTCGCCCACCTGGATGAGGCGGATGGGCATCCCGTTGCCTGCGTTGGGGGAGGGGAAGCGGCTGTCGAAGAGCTGGATGTTGCGCGCGAGCCGTCCCTGCAGCTCGCGCAGCTCCGGCGTGTGGTGAAGCGCGATGCTGGCGAGCGACGCGCCCACCGACGGCATCTGGAGGTTCTGCGACCAGGCCAGCGGCCCCGCGTTCCGGTAGAGGAAGTCGAAGCTCTTCTCGCTGCCCAGCATGGCGATGCCGCCGGAGCTGCCGAAGGCCTTGGCCAGCGAGGCGACCACCATCGTCAGGGGATTCATCTTCAGCCGCGAGCGGACGTAGCCCTCGCCGCGCTCACCCGTCAGCGCGAGCGAGTGCGAGTCATCGATGTAGAGGAACAGGCCGTAGCGCTCCTGGAGCTGGAGCAGCCCCTCCAGCGCGATGAGGCCGCCCATGGAGTAGGCACCGTCGGCGACGTAGGCCACGCGCGGGTACTTCTTGCAGACGTCCTCCAGGTAGTTGAGGTCGTTGTGCGGGCTGGTCAGCACCAGGCTCTCATCGCCGCAGATGGGCTTGATGTAGGCCATGGAGAAGTGACAGTAGCGGTCGAACACCATGACGCGCGGCTGGCCGTCCTCGGTGACGTGGCCGGAGGCGAGCAGTGGGAGGATGCCCGCCGTCAGGGCGCTGCAGGTGACGCCGGGCAGGGTGGGGCAGCCGTAGAGCTCGCGCAGCTCCTCTTCCAGCCGCGCCATGAGCTTCAGGCGGATGCGCAGCGTGGACATGGCCAGGCTGTTGGTGCCCGCCTCCTGGAGCGCGTCGATGGCGCCCTGGAGGATCTTCGGGTGGTGGTTGAGGCCCAGGTACGAGCATGAGCAGAGCGTCATGAACTCGTGGCCCGACGTGGTGTCGGCGAGCCGGTTGTTCGACTCGAAGTCCACCTTGATGCCGATGAGCCCGTTGTCCTTGGCGTGCTGCCAGCCACGGTCCCCCACGGCGATGAGCTTCTCGTTGTTGCGATAGCGGCGGGGACCCAAGACGCTCTGCTCGTTGCTCGTTTCCATGGGGATTCCTCCTGGGGAAGGGGGTGGGGCGTCAGAGGGAGCGCGCCGGGCTGTCGGCCTCTCGGGGGCCGAACTCCTCGAGTGTGCGCCTGGCCGCCTCGACGAACGGGGCACCCATCATGGTCCCCTCCACCACGCAGATATTGAAGTCGCGGGCCTGGCTCTCCTGGACGATGGTCCGCGCCTTGCGCAGCGTGTGTTCGTCCGGGGAGAACGCCTGGTTGATGACCTCCACCTGGCGCGGGTGCACGGCGGCCTTGCCGCTGAAGCCCATGCTCCGGGCGAGCTGACACTCGCGGCGCAGGCCCTCCACGTCGGACATGTCGAACAGCGGCGAGTCGACCACCTGCACGTTGGCGGCGCGCGCTGCGGCGACCAGCCGGGAGCGCGCGTAGTACAGAGGCTCCCAGGAGAGCGACGCGCCGATGCTGAAGGAGTAGTCCGCCGAGCCGAACACCAGCGCCTTGAGCCTGGGCGTCGCGCAGGCGATGGCGTGCACGTTCTCCACGCCGCGCGGGGTCTCCACCAGGGCGAGCAGGTCCACCTGCGAGCAGCTGGCGCCGAGCACCTGCTCGACGATCTCCAAGTCCCGGGGAGACTCCACCTTGGGCACCAGCACCGCGTCCGGCTTGACGGCGTAGTGACGCAGGGCGAGCAGGTCCTTGAGCCCCTCCGGTCGGGTGACGGTGTTGATGCGGATGGCGCGGCGGCTGGGGCCCTTGGGCGCGGAGAAGAACGCCTCCGCCTGCTGGCGGGCCGTGTCCTTGTGGCTGGCGGCCACGGAGTCCTCCAGGTCCACCAGGCTGATGTCCGCGCCGGACTGCTGCCCTCGGGCGAAGCGGTCCACGACGAGCGCGGGAGTGAACAGGATGGAGCGGCAATACCGGGTGAACTTCATGGTCGCCTCCGGAGGTGGGCCTGCCCTGCTCGCACCCGTCACGTCGCCGCCCGTGAGACTCCGGGCGGCCCGCTCGAGGCGCGATGAATCAGTGTTTGTCTGGGTACTCTCGTCGGCCGGGAGGCGTCAAGAAAATCTGCAAGCAATTGCAGGTTCGCCGCGTGCTATGTCTTGATATGTCTTTCTGCGTGTGAATAGGTGTAACCACGTGCTGCCATGTTTTTGTGAGACTGGATTGAGACTGGAGTTGTCGGGACCCAGGGACGGTTAACCCGTATGAAACGGTGCTCGATTCGCCGTGAATGGCTGACACGGCATGTCATCGGATTGCCGCAC
It contains:
- a CDS encoding MaoC family dehydratase; its protein translation is MQGSAITGYKQLGPQRYREVLGFHYEDFTVGDVFEHRPGRTVTEADNVWMNTLCMNPSPLHLDAAYCEQTVWGRPLISSLVTFSIVCGMSVRSTSGRATANLGWDKIRLTHPVFAGDTLYAESRILSARLSTRRAGEGIITCETVGLTAKGEVFLSFERSFLVPTRAHAVEERARY
- a CDS encoding aminotransferase class I/II-fold pyridoxal phosphate-dependent enzyme, which codes for METSNEQSVLGPRRYRNNEKLIAVGDRGWQHAKDNGLIGIKVDFESNNRLADTTSGHEFMTLCSCSYLGLNHHPKILQGAIDALQEAGTNSLAMSTLRIRLKLMARLEEELRELYGCPTLPGVTCSALTAGILPLLASGHVTEDGQPRVMVFDRYCHFSMAYIKPICGDESLVLTSPHNDLNYLEDVCKKYPRVAYVADGAYSMGGLIALEGLLQLQERYGLFLYIDDSHSLALTGERGEGYVRSRLKMNPLTMVVASLAKAFGSSGGIAMLGSEKSFDFLYRNAGPLAWSQNLQMPSVGASLASIALHHTPELRELQGRLARNIQLFDSRFPSPNAGNGMPIRLIQVGEEARAIRLSSELYQRGYYCSAVFFPVVARGEAGVRVMMRADMSEEQVRVFCDDVQDILSRF
- a CDS encoding HpcH/HpaI aldolase/citrate lyase family protein, producing MKFTRYCRSILFTPALVVDRFARGQQSGADISLVDLEDSVAASHKDTARQQAEAFFSAPKGPSRRAIRINTVTRPEGLKDLLALRHYAVKPDAVLVPKVESPRDLEIVEQVLGASCSQVDLLALVETPRGVENVHAIACATPRLKALVFGSADYSFSIGASLSWEPLYYARSRLVAAARAANVQVVDSPLFDMSDVEGLRRECQLARSMGFSGKAAVHPRQVEVINQAFSPDEHTLRKARTIVQESQARDFNICVVEGTMMGAPFVEAARRTLEEFGPREADSPARSL